A part of Pectinatus sottacetonis genomic DNA contains:
- the cobO gene encoding cob(I)yrinic acid a,c-diamide adenosyltransferase — MKTTGLIIVNTGNGKGKTTAALGLALRAWGQKLRILIIQFIKGNTSYGELEALAALPGNRLQIYQMGEGFTRKNTGVEQADHIKAAQKALEKAYAEELSHSWDMIILDEINYAVKFNLLKTDDVLKIIKNKPPELHLVLTGRDAAAPVIEKADLVTEMTEIKHPYKKGIKAQKGIEF, encoded by the coding sequence ATGAAAACAACTGGTCTTATTATCGTCAATACTGGAAATGGCAAAGGAAAAACTACAGCTGCGCTTGGTCTGGCTTTAAGGGCATGGGGACAAAAACTACGCATTTTAATAATACAATTTATAAAAGGTAATACAAGTTATGGTGAACTTGAAGCATTGGCTGCCTTGCCAGGCAATAGGCTGCAAATCTACCAAATGGGCGAGGGATTTACCAGGAAAAATACCGGCGTTGAACAAGCTGATCATATAAAAGCCGCCCAAAAAGCTCTTGAAAAAGCATATGCAGAAGAACTCAGTCATAGTTGGGATATGATTATTCTCGATGAAATAAACTATGCCGTAAAATTTAACTTATTAAAAACTGACGATGTATTAAAAATAATTAAAAACAAACCACCAGAACTGCATTTAGTGCTTACAGGCCGTGATGCTGCTGCGCCAGTAATTGAAAAAGCTGATTTGGTAACAGAAATGACAGAAATAAAGCATCCCTATAAAAAAGGCATAAAAGCACAAAAGGGTATTGAATTTTAA
- a CDS encoding ABC transporter ATP-binding protein, with protein sequence MLRLCTLKKVFSYKNALGKTDDKIAVDNLNLQINNNEIFGLLGPNGAGKTTTIRMLTMLTKPTSGKIYYDNLTTDENPKNIKGLIGVVPQHINFDQDLTIGENMHLHGRLHHMTKQARVSRINELLSYVELSDRINDSVRSLSGGMQRRLLIVRALMHKPSILFLDEPTVALDPQVRRRIWDLIRKMHQLGVTIVLTTHYIEEAESLCGRVAIMNRGKLIALDSPDNLKEKIGQYVVEWDNDNAERNFKIFQNKKAAQTFAAQLQQSNILQRRSNLEDVFVELTGKKVNN encoded by the coding sequence TTGCTGCGGCTTTGCACACTTAAAAAAGTTTTTTCCTATAAAAATGCTCTAGGAAAAACTGACGACAAAATTGCTGTCGATAATTTAAATTTGCAGATAAATAATAATGAAATTTTTGGCCTGCTCGGTCCTAACGGCGCAGGAAAAACTACAACTATCCGGATGCTTACTATGCTTACTAAGCCTACTTCTGGTAAAATATATTATGATAATTTAACTACTGACGAAAACCCTAAAAATATAAAAGGACTTATTGGTGTGGTTCCCCAGCATATAAATTTCGACCAAGATTTAACCATTGGAGAAAATATGCACTTACACGGCCGACTGCACCATATGACAAAACAGGCTCGTGTCAGCCGTATAAATGAGCTGCTTTCCTATGTCGAACTTTCCGACAGAATAAATGACAGTGTTCGTTCTTTATCTGGCGGTATGCAGCGGCGACTCTTAATAGTACGGGCGCTTATGCATAAACCATCTATATTGTTTCTAGATGAACCAACAGTTGCATTAGATCCACAGGTCAGGCGACGTATATGGGATTTAATACGAAAAATGCACCAACTCGGCGTAACAATAGTCCTGACTACCCATTATATCGAAGAAGCAGAATCGCTGTGCGGTCGTGTAGCAATAATGAATAGGGGTAAATTGATCGCACTTGATTCTCCTGATAATTTAAAAGAAAAAATTGGTCAATATGTTGTTGAATGGGATAATGACAATGCCGAACGCAATTTTAAAATATTCCAGAATAAAAAAGCGGCCCAGACTTTTGCAGCACAGCTCCAGCAAAGCAATATTCTGCAGCGCCGTTCTAATCTGGAAGATGTTTTTGTCGAATTAACCGGAAAAAAGGTGAATAATTGA